TTGCTCGACCAGTTGCAGGATCGAAATCCGTGCCAGGTCGACCTTCTGCGCCCGCGCCAGTTCCAGCAGCAGGTCCAGCGGTCCCTCGAACCCCTCCAGGCGCAGCATGGGCGCGGTCAGGCCCCCCGGCAGGCCATCGGGCAGCCCGCCATCCTGACCGCCCGGCCCGACGGCCGCCCCCCCCTGTACCGCGTCCGGCTGCATGGGCCGGGTCCTAGAAGCCCGCCAGGGTACAGGCCAGGCCGTTCAGCCGCACATGCTGGCAGAACGATGTCGCCTGCGCGATGCTGGCGAAGCCGCGCGTGCGCAGCCGGAAGAACACGGCGCCGTTGCGCTCGGTCCGCTCGATGATCGGTGCGTGGCCGGCGAACAGGTCGGGATCATGCTGCACCAGCCGCGCCCATTCCTTCTCCGCCGCCGCCTGCGAATCCAGGGCGGCGAGTTGCACGCCGTAACGGCCGGCGAGCGGCGCCGCCGGAGCCGGAGCGGGCGGCGTCGAGGGGGCCGGCACAGTGGATGCGGTGTCGGCCGGGGGCGCGGCGGTGGATGCCGGCGGCGCGGACGGCACGGGCGCTGCCGTTACCGGCGGTGCCGCTGCTGGCGCTGCCGGTGCGGGTGCCACCGGCGCGGGGGCGGGTGCCGCGGGTATGGGCGCGGGCGCAGCCGGCTTCTGCCCATATTGCTCGGCAAGCTGGTCGGGGCGCGGCTGTTCCGGACCGGGGGCCAGACGGGCCACGGCACCGTCATCCCCGGTCGGGGCCTCCGCGCCCAGGACCTGCATGCCGCCCGGATCGAGGGGCCGCACCCGTACCGGACCCGGCGGCGGCCCCAGCACGGGAATGCCCGAGGGATGATGCCCCATCAGCGCCCAGCCCCCGATGGCCAGCACCAGCAGGCCGCCCAGCCCGGCGGCGCCGTATGCCAGGCGCCGCGTCATGGGGTCGGACCCCAGCAGCCCGTCCATCAGGCCGCCCACCGACACGCGCGGACGGCCCCAGGCGGGCCGTCCGCCATCACCGCGTCCGGGTACGCGCGGCGGGGTATCGTCGTCGTAATCCGCGCTCATGCGTTCGCGGGCACGGCTCAGGCGATCCTCGTGGGGATCGCGGCCGGTGGGGTCGGACGGGGCAGACTCGTTCATCGCATTTCCTCGACCGGCGTGACGCCCAGTACCGCCAGGCCCGACCGGATCACCGTGGCCGTGGCCTCGACCAGCGCCAGCTTCGCCCGGGTTGCGGCCAGGTCGTCTTCCTGCAGGAAGCGCAATGTCGCATCATCGCGGCCGCGATTCCACAAGGTATGGAAGTCGCCCGCCAGCTCGCCGAGATAGAACGCGATCCGGTGCGGTTCATGGGCCTGCGCGGCCCCTTCGACCGTGCGCGGCCATTGCGCGATTCGGCGCAGCAGCGCCAGTTCGGCGTCGGATTCGATTCCGTCCAGCGCGGCCTGGGCCAGGGTCGCGGGGGCCACGTCCCGCGCCCCCAGCATCTCCTGCGCCGCGCGCAGGACCGAGCGGCAGCGGGCATGGGCGTACTGGACATAGAAGACCGGGTTGTCGCGGGTCTGGGCGACCACCTGGTCCAGGTCGAATTCCATCTGCGCGTCGGCCTTGCGCGTCAGCATGGTGAAGCGCACCGCATCGCGCCCGACCTCGTCGATCAGGTCGCGCAGGGTGACGAAGGTGCCGGCGCGCTTGGACATGCGGACCGGCTGGCCGTCGCGGACGATGCGCACGATCTGGCACAGCAGCACGTCGAAATCGACCGTTCCGCCGTCCTCACCCAGCGCCTTGACCGCCGCCTTCATGCGGGTGACGTAGCCGCCATGGTCGGCGCCCCAGACATCGATCAGCAGATCCGCCCCGCGCAGGATCTTGTCGTCGTGATAGCCGATATCGTTGGCGAAATAGGTGTTCGATCCGTCCGACTTGCGCAGCGGCCGGTCCACGTCGTCACCGAACGCGGTGGACCGGAACAGGGTCTGGGGCCGCGCCTCCCAATCCTCGGGCAGCTTGCCCTTCGGCGGTTCCAGCACGCCTTCGTACAGCAGGCCCTGCGCGTCCAGGCGCGCGATGGCCCGGTCGGTGATGCCGTCCGCCAGGATCTTCGCCTCGCTGGTGAAGACGTCGTGACGCACGCCCAGCGCGTCCAGGTCCTGCCGGATCATGGCCATCATCTGCGCCACGACGAAGGATTTGACGGTGGGCAGCCAATGTTCCGGCGCGGCGGGCTGGGCACCGGGTTCGGCCAGGGCGGTGCCATGCGCCTCGGCCAGCGCCTGGCCCACCGGCACCAGGTAGTCGCCGCCGTACTGGATGCCGCCGGGCACCAGGGCCGCGAACTCCTCCTGCCCCATCGTCGTGCCGATGACCTGGAGGTAGCGCCAGTAGGTGGCCCAGGCCAGGGCGATGACCTGCGCCCCGGCATCGTTGATGTAGTATTCCTTGGTCACGCCGTAGCCGGCCTTGGCCAGCAGGTTGGCCAGCGCGTCGCCGACCACGGCCCCCCGGCAATGGCCGACATGCATCGGCCCGGTCGGGTTGGCCGAGACATATTCGACATTGACCCGCACCCCCTGCCCCAGCGTGGCGTCGCCGTAGGACTCCCCGGCGCCCAGCACCGCCGGCACGATCGAGCGCAGCACGGCGGCATCCAGCGTCACGTTGACGAATCCCGGCCCGGCGGGTTCGGCCTTTGCCACGCCCGGCACCCCGGCCAGCGCCGCCGCCAGGTCGGCGGCGATCTCGGCCGGGCGGCGGCGGGCGATCTTCGCCGCCAGCAGGGCGGCGTTGGTCGCCATGTCGCCATGGGCGGGGTCGCGCGTCGGCGTCAGTTCGACACGCGCGGCCACCTCGTCCGGCAGGTCCGGGACGATCCGTCGCAAGGCGTCGCGCACATGCGAGAGATAGCGGACGAACAGGCTGTCGGACATGCGATGCGGCTTCCCAAAAAGGCCGGCGCCAGGGGCCGGGTCGGACTGGCGCGCGGAACGAGGTCAAGACTGGTGGGGCGGTTTCAGCCCGGCACGGACAGATCCGTCAACCGTCGATGTTCTTCCATCGCGAATCGGTCCGTCATTCCGGCTATATAATCGGCCACGACCCGGCGCGCACCGGTCTGGTCCGCCCCGCGCGCCTGCTGCCGCCAGCCGTCCGGCAGCAGCGACAGGTCATCGGCCAGGATCGAGAAGATGGATTCGACCGCCATGCGCGCCTTGCGCGTCATGCGGTTGACCCGCCAGTGCCGGTACAGCCGTGCGTAGAGGAAGGTGCGGATGGCCCCGTTATCGCGCGCCATGGCGGGGCTGTAGGCCACGACCGGTGCCTCCGCCCGGCGCACGTCGTCGGCCGAACGGGGGGCCAGCCGTTCCAGGTTGCGCCGCGTCTGCTCCGTCAGGTCCACCGCCAGCGCATTGATGACCCGGCGGATGGTTTCGTGGCGCATCCGGTCGTCCACATGCAGGTCGGCGGCATGCAGGCCGGGTGCCTGCGGCGCCGAGGCCGGCAGGTCCGCCCCCCCGGCCAGTTGCCGGACCTGCGCCAGCGCCGCCCCCACCAACCGGCAGGCCCGCAGGTCCGACAGGCACAGCAGCCCCGCGCGCAGCCCGTCATCCAGGTCGTGGGCGTGATAGGCGATGTCGTCGGCCATCGCCGCGACCTGGGCCTCGACCGGCGCGAAGGTGGTCAGGTCCAGACCCAGCCGTTCGGCATAGCGCGCGACATAGCCCGTCGGGTGGTCCACCGGCCCGTTATGCTTGATCAGGCCTTCCAGCGTTTCCCATGTCAGGTTCAGCCCGTCGAAGCCGAAATAGCGGCGCTCCAGTTGCGTCACCTGGCGCAGGGTCTGGGTGTTGTGGTCGAACCCGCCCCAGGCGCGCATCGCCGCCGCCAGCGCGTCCTCGCCCGCATGGCCGAAGGGCGTGTGGCCCAGATCGTGGGCCAGGGCCAGCGTTTCCGTCAGGTCTTCGTCCACCCCCAGGTTCCGGGCGATGGACCGCGCGATCTGCGCGACCTCCAGCGAATGGGTCAGGCGGGTACGGAAGAAGTCGCCCTGATGATTGACGAAGACCTGGGTCTTGTATTGCAGGGTGCGGAAGCCCGCCGAATGCAGGACACGGTCGCGGTCACGCTGCCACGGCGTGCGGCTGGGCGATTCGGGTTCGGCATGCAGCCGGCCCCGGGCGGTGGCAGGCTGGACAGCGTAGGGTGCGATGCTCATATATACCCTCACTCCCGGATAGGCGCCCCTGTCGATACCCCGCCCGGCGCCGCAAGACCAGCACGGGCTGCGGCCTTGGCCGCATGTTGCCCGCACGAGGATGGTATCCCATGGACACAGCTTCCACCCCTACCCCCGATACGCGCTTTCGCGTCTCCCCCCAGGCCGTCACCCGGCTGGAGGAAATCGTGGCGGCCGAGCCGGCCCCGGAGGGCGCCGCCGCCCCCGGCCTGCGCGTCAGCGTGCTGGCCGGTGGGTGCAACGGCTTCCAGTACAGCTTCGCCCTGGACGGCGAGCGCCGCGCCGACGACGTTCTCATTCCCGCCGGGCAGTCGCATGTGGTGGTCGATCCGGCCAGCATGGACCTGCTGGACGGGGCGGAACTGCATTTCAACGATTCGCTGATGGGCGCGCATTTCACCATCCGCAACCCCAATGCCACGTCGTCCTGCGGGTGCGGCACCAGCTTTTCCATCGATTGAGCGTCCGGCCGCATTGATGAAAATCGCAAGCTGGAACGTCAATTCGGTCCGCCAGCGCCAGGCGCATGTCCTGGACTGGCTGGAGCGGGAAAAGCCCGACCTGCTCGGCCTTCAGGAAATCAAGTGCGAGGACGCGTCCTTTCCCGCCGAGGCCTTCCGCGCGGCGGGATATGACTGCGTGGTCGTGGGGCAGAAAAGCTATAACGGCGTCGCCATCCTGTCGCGCCTGCCCTTTTCCGTCACGGCGCGGGCCCTGCCGTTCCTGGACGGCGAGGCGCTGCAGGCGCGCTATGTGGAAATCGAGGCCGGGGGCCTGACCTTCGGCAACCTGTATCTGCCCAACGGCAATTCCGGCGGCAGCGCGGGCTACGAGGCCAAGCTGGCGTTCATGGAGGCCCTGGCCCTGCACGCCAGGGCGCTGCTGGAGGCCGGGCGGGATTTCGTCCTGGCGGGCGATTACAATGTCTGCCCCACCGACGAGGATTGCGCGCCGGGCGCCCTGCCGCCCACCGATGCGCTGGTCAGGCCGGAATCGCGCGCGGCCTTCCGCCGCCTGATCTGGCTGGGCCTGACGGATGCGCTGCGGGCGCTGCACCCGCACGGGCGGTACTATACGTTCTGGGACTACCAGGCCGGTGCGTGGCCGCGCGATTGCGGGCTGCGGATCGACCACGCCCTGCTGTCGCCGCGTATCGCGGAACGGCTGGACAGCGCCCAGCCCGACCGGGACGAGCGCGGCCGCGCCCAGCCGTCCGACCACGTGCCGCTGGTCATCACGCTGGACGGACCCTGAAACACGGGGGCCTGAAAGACGGGGACATGAAAAAGGCCGGGCGCGAAGCCCGGCCTTTCCCTTATCACCAGCCGGGGCGGACCCAGACCCAGCGCGGACCACGCTGTTCCCACCGGCCGGCGCCCCAGCCGCCATGCCGGCCATACCGGACATAGCGCCCCGGCACCCAGACATAACCGCCATTGCCCCAGTCCCAGCCGCCCTGCTGCCAGACCCAGCCCCGCCGCGGCGGCGGCACGACTTCGGCACGCGGCGGCGGCATGGGCGGTGGGGCCCATCCGGGAGTGACGGGACCGTACCGATAGGGCTGCGCAAGGGCCGGCGACGCGTCGTACGTCGTCAATGCCCCGCCTGCGAGCACGCCCAGCGCCAGAAGGGTGCCGCGGACAATCTGCCTGCTCATGTGAAAACAATCTCCTGCATGCGGGCGGGTATTCCTGCCGCTCCGTCAATGCATTGTGGTCCGATTATCGTGGCGGCGGAATGGCGAAAGATGGCCGTATGTAACAAGAACCCGTCAGAGCGTCGGGCGGCCGCCCCGGCGCGAGGTGGCCAGCCCCAGGACCAGGATCAGCGCCAGGGTCACGCTGCCCAGTTCGATCTGCACCCGGGTGTCGGGGGTCAGCATCATCGTCACCATCACCAGCAGGATGGCGGCGACCGTCAGCCATGACAGATACGGAAACAGCAGCATCGGAAAGGCCGGATGGCGCCCCGCGCGCTTCATCTGGCGGCGCAGGCTGATCTGGGCGAACACCACCATCAGGTAGTCGAACAGGATCACCGCGCCCGAGGCGTTGAGCAGGAAGCCGAAGACTTCGCCCGGGAAGGTCGAGGCCACCACCGTCAGCACGGACGCCACCAGCGCCCCAGTGGAAATGGCCCGGCGCGGCGCGCCGCTGGGACCGGTTCGGACCAGCCAGCCCGGCGCGTCGCCATGCGCCGCCATTTCGAACAGGATGCGCGAGGTGACATAGAGGGTGGAATTCAGGCACGAGGCGATCGCGACCAGCACCACCAGCGTCATCGCGCCCTCGGCCCCCGGAATGCCGATGCGGTGCAGCACCTCGAGGAACGGGGAATGGCCGGGCTGCACCTGGTTCCACGGAACCAGGCACAGGATGACGCCCAGCGACGCCATGTAGAACAGCATCACCCGGATCACGACGGTACGGATGGCCTGGACGATGTTGCGGCCGGGGTCGTCGGTTTCCGCCGCCGCGACGGTGGCGATTTCCGCCCCCGCGAAGGTGAACAGGATCGCCGGCAGCAGGGACAGCGACGCGCTGAAGCCATGCGGCATGAACCCGCCCTGGTCCCACAGATGCGCAAGCCCGCCATGCAGCGGCGGCCCGATCACCCCGAACAGCGCCAGCCCGGCAATGACCGTGAACACGCCGATCGCCGTGATCTTCATCAGCGAGAACCAGAATTCGAACTCGCCATAGCCCCGGACCGAGCCCATGTTCACGCCGGTCATGACCGCCGTCAGCCCCAGCGCCACGCCCAGGGGCGGCACCCCCAGCATCGGCCCCGCGACCATGCCCGCCGCCTTGGCCTCGACCGACGCCACGACAACCCAGAACAGCCAGTACGACCAGCCTGTGACGAAGGCCGCCCGATGGCCCAGGCCGCGCCGGACATGGCCCACGAACGACCCGGCATCGGGGCAGTCGATCGCCATTTCACCCAGCATGCGCATGACCAGGAACACCATCAGCCCGGCCAGCAGGTAGGACAGCAGCACCAGCGGCCCCGCGCCCTGGATCATCACCGAGGTGTTCACGAACAGTCCGGCGCCGATCATCCCGCCGATCGCGATCATCGAAACGTGGCGGCTGCGCAACGAATGGGCCAGGCCGCCCCCCGTGGGAGCAGCCTTCAGCATCGACGGGCCGCCGTCACCGGCGTGAAGCTGCGCAAGGTGCCTTGCATGCGAAAATCTCCGAAATCCATATCCAGCCGGTCGGACACGCCGTTGGCGAAGTAGCGCATGCCGATCGCGTAGTCCGGCCGCATGTCGTGCGACGCGGGGGTGTAAAATGCCACATGCACCCGGCCCGACGGCTGGCGCGCCAGCACGGGATAGGGGCTGGCCGACGGCGGCTGTATCCAGCCCAGCAGCATGACGTAGGTATATTGCGCCCCGTTGTCGCCGGTACCGTCGAACAGCATGGGCGAAAAGGCCTGCTCCCCGTCCTGCGCCGCGCGGATGATCGCTGCGGTATGCGCCATCGGGAACAGCGTGCCGGCGGGCAGCGGGACCGTATGGACGCTGGGCTGGGTATACCGGACCTCGCCGCCCGACGGCGTCATCGTCGCCTCGCCCATGATGCGGCTGGGGGACTGGTCGTTCGAGGTCTGGACGGTGCGAAAGACCAGGTGGTGGCCATCCTTGGCCTCCAGCGTCGCGTAGTCGGATTCCATGTCGGTCACGGCCCCCGACCGCGACACGGTCTGCAGCCGCAACTGCTGCTGCGTGGACCATGACGCGCAGGCATCCGTGACGCCGTAGGTCATGGTACCGCTGGCCGATACGGTATCACCTCCGGTGACCGCGGCCAGCGTCAGGTCATAGACCGCCCGATGCGGGGCCAGCGCCACGGCCCCGCCCGCCGCGGGGGCCATGGCCGGGGCGGCGCGCGCCGGCACGACCACCAGCCCCAGCATCGGCCCGGCGACCACGGCGCGCGCCACGATCCCGCGAAGAAGAGGCCACCATGTCATGGCGCCAGCATGACCCCATCGCGATACGCCGCGCAATCGCACAATGACGCGCGGTCCTTATTCCCCGGCCTTCACGCCGGGCTTCGGCCGCGGCAGGTTCAGCGCCAGCGACAGTTCCTTCAGCCGTTCGGCGGGCACGGGGGCCGGCGCGCCCATCATCAGGTCCTCGCCCTGCTGGTTCAGCGGGAAGAGGATGACCTCGCGGATGTTCGGCTCGTCGGCCAGCAGCATGACGATGCGGTCCACGCCCGGTGCCGAGCCGCCATGCGGCGGCGCGCCGTAGCGGAAGGCGTTGAGCATGCCGCCGAAACGGGCCTCGACCTCGCTGGCCGGGTAGCCGGCCAGTTCGAACGCACGGATCATCACGTCGGGGCGATGGTTGCGGATGGCGCCCGAGGACAGTTCGACGCCGTTGCACACGATATCGTACTGATAGGCCGTGATCGTCAGCGGGTCCTGGCCGTTCAGCGCCTCCAGCCCGCCCTGGGGCATCGAGAACGGGTTGTGCGAGAAGTCGATCTGCCCGGTTTCCTCGTTGCGCTCGTACATCGGGAAATCGGTGATCCAGCAGAAGCGGAAGGAGTCCTGTTCGATCAGGTCCAGCTCGGTCGCGATGCGCGTGCGCACCAGGCCGGAGAATTTCACGACCTCGTCGCCCTTGCCGGCCGCGAAGAAGACCGCGTCACCGGCCTTCAGGCCTGTGGCCTCGCGAATCGCGGCGACGCGCGCGGGCTCCAGGTTCTTGGCGATCGGGCCCTTGCCACCCTCTTCGTCGAAGATGATGTAGCCCAGGCCGCCGGCCCCGGCTTCGCGCGCCCAGGCATTCAGCTTGTCATAGAAGGCGCGCGGACGATCGCCCGCCCCCGGCGCCGGAATCGCGCGGACCTCGCCCCCGTCGGCGACGATGCGCGCGAACAGGCCGAAGCCGGAGTTGGCGAACGATTCGGTCACGTCGCTCAGCAGCAGGGGGTTGCGCAGGTCGGGCTTGTCGCTGCCGTACAGCTTCATCGCCGTGGCGTAGGGAATCCGCTCGAAGGGGGCCGCGCTGACCGTGCGGCCGCCGCCGAATTCGCGGAACACGCCTTCCATCACCGGCTCCAGGGTCGCGAACACGTCTTCCTGGGTCGCGAACGCCATTTCGAAGTCGAGCTGGTAGAATTCGCCCGGCGAGCGGTCGGCGCGCGCGGCCTCGTCCCGGAAGCACGGGGCGATCTGGAAATAGCGGTCGAAGCCCGCGACCATCGCCAGTTGCTTGAACTGCTGCGGCGCCTGGGGCAGCGCATAGAACTTGCCCGGATGCATGCGGGCCGGCACCAGGAAGTCCCGCGCGCCCTCGGGCGAGGACGCGGTCAGGATCGGGGTCTGGAATTCGACGAAGCCCTGGTCGGTCATGCGGCGGCGCAGGCTGGCGATCACCTGGGCGCGCAGCATCATGTTGCGATGGACCTTGTCGCGCCGCAGGTCGATGTAGCGGTAGGTCAGGCGCAGATCCTCGGGGTAATGCTCGTGCCCCGCGACCTGGAAGGGCAGCACGTCGGCCGAGGACTGGATGTCGACCTGCTGCGCGCGCAGTTCGATCTCGCCGGTCGGCAGGTTCGGGTTCTTCGTCGCCGCGTCGCGCAGCACGACTTCGCCCGTGATGGTCAGCACGCTTTCCACGCGAACGCGCTCGACGGCCTCCAGCACCGGGGAACCGGCGGGAATGACGATCTGGGTCATGCCGAAATGATCGCGCAGGTCGATGAACAGCAGGCCGCCATGATCGCGCTTGCTGTGCACCCAGCCGGAGAGGCGGGCCGTCTGCCCGGCATCGCTGGCGCGAAGGGCCGCGCAGCTATGGGTACGATAGGGATGCATGGTCTGGTCCTGTGTCACCAAAGGCAGGGGACGGGACGCCATGCGCCCCGCGCGATCGAAGGCGGAGGAAGCCGGGCCGGGCCGCCCCTGTCAAGGGTTGCCGAGACGGGTCGGCCGGCCGCGTGGCGTCATGCGTGTTCGGGAAACAGCCCCGCCAGGCCGGCCTGCGTGGCCTGGCAGCAGCCGCGCTCGGTAATCAGGCCCGTCACCAGGCGCGCGGGCGTCACGTCGAAGGCCGGGTTGGCCGCGCGGCTGTCCGGCGGGGTCAGGCGCACCGTCTCGATGCGCCCGTCTTCCGTGCGGCCGGTGATGGAGGTGACCTCGGCGCCGTTGCGTTCCTCGATCGGGATTTCGGTCAGCCCGTCACTGACATGCCAGTCGATCGTCGTGGAGGGCAGCGCGACCCAGAACGGCACGCCGTTGTCATGCGCCGCCAGCGCCTTCAGGTAGGTCCCGATCTTGTTCGCCACGTCGCCGGTCCGCGTGACGCGGTCGGTGCCCACGATCACCAGGTCCACCGCGCCGTGCTGCATCAGGTGGCCGCCCGCATTGTCGGCCACCACCGTATGCGGCACCCCGTGGCTGCCCAGTTCCCATGCCGTCAGCGCCGCGCCCTGGTTGCGCGGGCGGGTTTCGTCCACCCACACATGGACGCTCAGTCCGCTGTCATGGGCCATGTAGATCGGGGCCAGCGCGGTGCCCCAGTCGACGGTGGCGATCCAGCCGGCGTTGCAATGCGTCAGGATGTTGACCGTCGTGCCCTCGCCGCGCCGCGCCACGATGTCCTGGATCAGGCGCAGGCCGTGCCGGCCGATGGCTTCGTTCTGGGCCGCGTCCTCGTCGCAGATGCGCCCGGCCTCGTCATACGCGGCGGCGACGCGTTCGGCGGCCGGCAGCGGCCGCAGCCGGCCCAGCATCCTCTCGATGGCCCAGCGCAGGTTGATCGCGGTCGGGCGGGTGGCGGCCAGCAGGGCGGCGTCGCGTTCCATCGCCGCGTCGCCGGCATCGACGCGCAGCGCCAGCGCCAGCCCATAGGCCGCGACCGCGCCGATCAGCGGCGCGCCGCGCACCTGCATGGTGCGGATCGCGTGCGCCACCTGGTCCCGTTCGGTCAGGCGCAGGATGTCCAGTTCCCACGGCAAACGGGTCTGGTCGAAGATATGGACCGACCAGCCGTCATCCTGGTCCACCCACACGCTGCGATAAGGTACGGTGCCGATTTTCATCCTGCGCGATTCCGTTGAGTGAGAGAAAGAGAAGGCCGCGCGGGCTTATATCAGGCTGAATTGGGATTGGCTTTCAAGAAAGCAAGGCCGGGGTTGCCCCCGGCCTTGCCCCGACCTTGCCAACCAGGAACGCCTCAGCCCTGGATTTGGGTCAGCGTCGCCGTCAGGCGGCTGGCGAAGGCGGTCGGGTCCTTGGGGCTTTCGCCGTCCTGGATCCGCGCGATGTCCAGCAGGATCAGCGCGATGTCCGCCACCGATTCGCCGCGCGCCACCCGGTCCGCCAGGTCGCGGATCAGCGGATGGGTCGCGTTGATTTCCAGCACCGGGGCCTGGTCGGGCACCGCCTGGCCGCTGCGGCGCAGCAGGCGCTGCAGTTGCAGGTCCGGCCCCTGCCCCGCCGCCGACAGCACGACCGCGCTGCCGACCAGCCGGCTGGTGCCGCGCACGTCCGACACGGCCTCGCCCAGCGCGGCCTTCATGGCCGGCAGCAGCGCCTCCAGGTCGGCCCGGGCCCCATCGTCCTGCGGGGCCTCGAACTTGTCCAGGTCGGCGTGACCCTGGCTGACGCTGCGCAGGGCCTTGCCCTCGAACGTGCCCAGCCGGTCCGGCCAGAAGGAATCGACCGGATCGGACAGCAGCAGGACCTCGATCCCCCGCGCCCGGAAGCCTTCCAGTTGCGGCGAGGCCGGCAGCGTGTCGGGGTTGTCGCCGGTCAGGTAATAGATCGCCTCCTGCCCGTCCTTCATGCGCGACACGTAGTCGGCCAGGGTCGTCCAGCCTTCTTCCGTGCTGGAACGGAACCGGGCCAGGCCCGCCAGGTCGGTGCGGTA
This genomic stretch from Gluconacetobacter diazotrophicus PA1 5 harbors:
- the mtnA gene encoding S-methyl-5-thioribose-1-phosphate isomerase, which produces MKIGTVPYRSVWVDQDDGWSVHIFDQTRLPWELDILRLTERDQVAHAIRTMQVRGAPLIGAVAAYGLALALRVDAGDAAMERDAALLAATRPTAINLRWAIERMLGRLRPLPAAERVAAAYDEAGRICDEDAAQNEAIGRHGLRLIQDIVARRGEGTTVNILTHCNAGWIATVDWGTALAPIYMAHDSGLSVHVWVDETRPRNQGAALTAWELGSHGVPHTVVADNAGGHLMQHGAVDLVIVGTDRVTRTGDVANKIGTYLKALAAHDNGVPFWVALPSTTIDWHVSDGLTEIPIEERNGAEVTSITGRTEDGRIETVRLTPPDSRAANPAFDVTPARLVTGLITERGCCQATQAGLAGLFPEHA